In the Bacteroidales bacterium genome, TTGACAAAAAAGAAATTGAAAGTTTATTATCCAACCTTCAAAGCAGAGTATTCTTATTTAAAAGTGCCCATGAAGATAAATTAAAATTGATGCAAACCCGCTGGGTATTATGCTATTTAAGAGGGCCGCTTTCTAAAAAAGAAGTTCGAACTTTGATGGCTGATAAAAAGAACTCTGCGGATGTGAAAAAAGAAAAAGAAACTCCGAAAACAAAACCTGAAAACAAAGTTGAAAAATCATCCGTAAAAACAGGAAATGTGGTGCAATCTATTGTTTCAAATGACATTCAACAATACTATTCGATGAATACACAAATAGGCGGTAATATTCTTTACAAGCCTTATCTTCTTACAAAAGGAAAAGTAAAATTTGTTAATGCAACAAGAGGAATTGATATTGAGAAAACAGTTTCCGGAAAGCAATTTTTAGAAAAAACTTTAACAAGTATCGATTTAGCAAAATCTGTGAAATACGATTTTGATGCTGATTTATTTGATAAAAGACCTGCAGAACAAAGTCGGTTTCATGATTTGCCCGGTTTTATCGAAGAAATGAAAACGTTCAAATCTGTTAAAAAACTGTTTTCAGATTATATATACAGAACAAAAAAAATAGAATTATATAAATGTACGGCATTAAAGGTCGAATCGAAACCCGGAGACACTTTAAACAATTTCAAAATTAAAATGATTGATGCAATTCGAGGCAAGAAAGCAAATGCTGTTGAAAAATTACGCTCAAAATTCAGCACAAGAGGAGACAAATTGCAAGCAAAATACGGAAAGCTAAAGATAAAATTGCATAAAGAGCAATCAGATGTTTATGCAAAACAAACCGACAGTGCCATGAATTTTGGGATGGCTGTTCTCGGTTCTTTTTTAGGTTCAAGTACAAAACGAAAAACAAACAGAGCAATCAGCAGTGCTTCAAAAGTATCCAAAGAAAGAGCAGATGTTCGAAGAGTTGAAAAAGAAATTATGCAAGTTCAAAGAGATATGCAAGAATTGAAAAGCGATTTAAGAAGAGAAATTGATTTAATTGAAAAAAAGTTTGCATTTGAAAATTACAAAATCAATACTTTTCATATTAAACCGAGAAAAGCAGATATATATGACATAAAAGTTGCATTGCTCTGGGAGGCTGAATAAAAATAAATATCGTGACAAGAAGTATTTTTATTTCTTCAAAAAATCCTTTTTAAATTCATCCAACAAATTCAAAGCATTATTCTCTTTAAGCTTTGCTTTTATGACTTTACTTTTCTTAACAAGTGATAATGAAAGTTCTGCAGTAAATTTAATACTGTTCATCTCATCCATTTCCTCTTGAGTAAAGCGACTTTTAAAATCGTCTTCAATCGGCTGAACAATGCAAACACATTTTAACGAATCATTTCTTTCTGATAAGTTCTCGCAATATTTATTATGCAAATCATCTATTGAGTTAATACCGTTTAAAAATAGGAATGCATAAATCCCTAAACCCACAACCAGAACAGTAATTAATACAAATTTTATAACTTTTTTAGCAAATTTTATTATTAAAATAAGCAATACAACAGCAACAACTGCAATAATAATCTGATTCGTATCCATAATATAAATTTTAATTTATCGTAAAATTAACAATAATTGTCTTTATTTTACCGAATTAATAAAAAATCTGATGGCATATAACAAAAAAAATACAACCGATAAACGGGATAATAAAAGAAGTAACGATAAAAAAAGTTTCGATAAACCTTATAAAAAGAAAGACTATAAAAGAAGTTCAGAGGCTTCTTCCGAAGACAAACATAAGAAGAGAGATTTTAAGAAACCTTACGATAAGAATTTCAAGAAGAAAGATTATAAAAAGAAAGACGAAATTAAAACGGACGAAATTCCTGTTGTTACAGAAAAACGTTTAAATAAATACATTGCAAATGCCGGGATTTGTTCCAGGCGAGAAGCTGATAAGTTGATTGAAGAAGGACATGTAACAATTAATAATAAGAAAGTTACAGAAATGGGCTTTAAAGTCGGCAGGAAAGATAAAGTAAAGGTAAAAGGCAAGTTGATTCATGCTGAAAAATCAGTTTATATTTTATTGAATAAGCCGAAAGGTGTATTAACAACCGATTCAGATAACAAAGGACGAAAAACCGTATTAGACTTTTTTAAAGGAAAGCTTAGTGAACGTATATATCCGATAGGGCGTTTAGATAAAGATACAACAGGTGTTTTATTATTGACAAATGACGGAGACTTAACGAAGAAATTGGCACAACCTAAAAAGAAAAAAAAGAAAATTTATCATGTTTTCCTGGATAAAGATATTCAAAAAGAAGATATGGAGAAAATTATTGCCGGAGCAGAATTGGAAGACGGTTTCATGAAGTTCGGCTCAATTGAATTTCCGAATCCCGAACACAGAAACGAAGTCGGTATTGATATGCATTCAGGCAAGAACAGAATAATCAGAAGAATGTTTGCACATTTCGGATTTGAAGTTATTAAATTAGACCGTGTATATTTTGAGGGTTTAACAAAGAAAGATGTAAAACGAGGAAAGTGGCGTCATTTAACAGAACGGGAAGTTTCAAACCTAAAAAGAGGAACCTACGAATAGTTTGGGACAGTATTTGTATATTCATCTTTAAAAATAAAACTGATAACAATGAAGAGATTACTTTTAATTTTGATTTTAGTAATTCCGATAAAAATGTTCGGACAATTACTTTATTATCCAATTACGGAGGCCAACATTAATGATAAACATAAGTTTTATCTTGAGGATAATCGTGAAACTATATGGAAGATTAAAATGAAAAAAAATGTTGTGCATTTTATTAAAGATTTACCTTATAATGAAATAAAATCATTTACATACATAGAAAAACGAGTTACCCCCAAAGAATATTTAATAACCGAAGATTATATTTATTTCCCGAACGATAAAAGCTTGTTGATTCTTGATAAAAAAGGAAAATTGGTAACAAACTTGGTAGAACCTCGCGTACAATTATTTGACAGTACGGAATACGGAGAATTTTCCATAACAACTCCCGGAGGAAAGTGCAAAGGAAACCCCGGCAAAGGATATTTTATGGAGTTTTGCGGTGATTTTTTATTTTACATTACCGGAAAAAAAGTAATTTGTATGGACAGAAATAATTTTGAAATTATTCAAGAATACAATTTCAGCGATTTCAGAAATATTGCAAAAATCCCGAATTATAAATATATTTTTGAAGCCGTTGAATTTAAACTCGAAATTCAAGGCAAAGATTTGGTTGAATAATTTTTAGAAGAATCTAGATTTTCTTATCTTTATTGCAAGAAATTATAAAAACTTTTGAGCACCTATAAACAAATATTAACCAAATATTGGGGTTTTTCAGAGTTTCGACCTTTGCAGGAAGATATTATAAAATCTGTTGCCGATGAGCAAAAGGATGTGCTCGGATTATTGCCGACCGGTGGGGGAAAATCAATTATTTTTCAAGTTCCCGCAATGGCAAAAAAGGGTTTTTGCTTGGTTGTAACACCGCTTATTGCTTTAATGAAAGACCAAGTTGAAAATTTAAACCGGCGTGGGATTAAAGCTGCCGCTGTTTACTCCGGAATGTCAAAAGATGAGATAGATATTACCTTAAATAATGCTGTTTTCGGAGCTTATAAATTTTTATACTTATCTCCCGAGAGGCTATCTACTCGTCTGTTCCTTACCCGATTACCCGACATGAATATCAACTATATTGCTGTTGATGAAGCTCATTGTATTTCTCAATGGGGTTACGATTTCAGACCTTCATATTTGAATATTGCTAAAATAAGAGAAATTGTTCCCGACGTTCCGTTCATTGCATTAACCGCAACGGCTACTCCGGAAGTTGCAAAAGACATTCAAGATAAACTTCAATTTAAAGAACATAATTTATTTCAAAAAAGTTTTGAGAGAAAGAACTTAATTTATGTTGTTCGAAAAGTTGAAGACAAATTAAAGTATTTATTAAAGATTCTTATTCGGCAAAAAGGAAGCGGGATTGTTTATGTAAGAAGCAGAAAAAAAACCTATGAAATTGCAAAATATCTTGTTCAAAAAGGAATCAATGCCGATTATTTTCATGCAGGACTTGATTCGAAATTAAAAGACTCAAAACAAAGACGCTGGAAAAATAATGAAATTAGAATTATCGTAGCAACCAATGCCTTCGGAATGGGAATTGATAAGCCCGATGTACGTTCGGTTATTCATTATGATTTGCCCGATTCGCCCGAAGCCTACTTTCAAGAAGCAGGAAGAGGCGGACGAGACGAAAAAACGTCTTATGCTGTTTTATTGTATCAAACCGCCGATAAATTAAACCTTGAAAAAAGAATTAAATCAACTTTTCCGGAAATAAAAGAAATTAAACAAATATATAATTCACTGTGCAATTACTATGAAATTCCGACAGGTGAGGGCAGAAACTTAATTCGACCGTTCAGCATACGAGATTTTGTGAGTAAATTCAAATTGCCGATTCATACGGTATTAAGCAGTTTAAAAATACTGAAACTCGAAGGATATATTGACATGACAGAAGATGATTTCACACCTTCAAAAGTGTTTTTTACAATCGGCAGAGATGATTTGTATAAATATCAAGTTGCAAATAAACAATTTGACAGTTTTATAAAATTGTTGTTACGATTATATACAGGTTTGTTTTCAAATTTTACTGCAATTGATGAAGAATATTTAGCAAAAAAGGCAAATACAAAACAAGATGTAATTTATTCTTACTTGGAGAAG is a window encoding:
- a CDS encoding rRNA pseudouridine synthase; amino-acid sequence: MAYNKKNTTDKRDNKRSNDKKSFDKPYKKKDYKRSSEASSEDKHKKRDFKKPYDKNFKKKDYKKKDEIKTDEIPVVTEKRLNKYIANAGICSRREADKLIEEGHVTINNKKVTEMGFKVGRKDKVKVKGKLIHAEKSVYILLNKPKGVLTTDSDNKGRKTVLDFFKGKLSERIYPIGRLDKDTTGVLLLTNDGDLTKKLAQPKKKKKKIYHVFLDKDIQKEDMEKIIAGAELEDGFMKFGSIEFPNPEHRNEVGIDMHSGKNRIIRRMFAHFGFEVIKLDRVYFEGLTKKDVKRGKWRHLTEREVSNLKRGTYE
- a CDS encoding RecQ family ATP-dependent DNA helicase translates to MSTYKQILTKYWGFSEFRPLQEDIIKSVADEQKDVLGLLPTGGGKSIIFQVPAMAKKGFCLVVTPLIALMKDQVENLNRRGIKAAAVYSGMSKDEIDITLNNAVFGAYKFLYLSPERLSTRLFLTRLPDMNINYIAVDEAHCISQWGYDFRPSYLNIAKIREIVPDVPFIALTATATPEVAKDIQDKLQFKEHNLFQKSFERKNLIYVVRKVEDKLKYLLKILIRQKGSGIVYVRSRKKTYEIAKYLVQKGINADYFHAGLDSKLKDSKQRRWKNNEIRIIVATNAFGMGIDKPDVRSVIHYDLPDSPEAYFQEAGRGGRDEKTSYAVLLYQTADKLNLEKRIKSTFPEIKEIKQIYNSLCNYYEIPTGEGRNLIRPFSIRDFVSKFKLPIHTVLSSLKILKLEGYIDMTEDDFTPSKVFFTIGRDDLYKYQVANKQFDSFIKLLLRLYTGLFSNFTAIDEEYLAKKANTKQDVIYSYLEKLHQQGIIKYIPQRKTPFIIFTSERLDKKNILISKENYKERKNRYLKRANAVLHYAESTAKCRSQTLLTYFGEKNPYRCGECDVCRRRNQLNLSTYEFDLINKEAKEILKEKPVKVDELVDKIKFDEKKVIKVIRWLIDNSKIEYTIDKRLVWAK